One genomic segment of Caballeronia sp. TF1N1 includes these proteins:
- a CDS encoding sugar ABC transporter ATP-binding protein, which yields MSLAVRFEGIEKQFGPVRVLHGVSFDLKPGRIHGLLGENGAGKSTLMKILAGYERANAGEMVIDGRRADFRSSREAEHAGIVLIHQELNLADHLSITQNMFLGHELRRGFFLDEPAMRDAARDALTEVGLHKNPDTRVRDLIVAEKQLVEIAKAMLRNARLLIMDEPTATLTPSETQRLFALMARLKEAGVTIVYISHKLDEVERVTDEVIVMRDGRFVARSPTDEITRHQMANLMVGREVSDMFPDKPPLAADAPVAFKVDQASVPGWAEGVSFSVRAGEVFGFAGLVGAGRTELFEALVGLRPLSAGTIAIENGTVKLKSPRDAMRHGITYLSEDRKGRGLHVDMALKDNLTMMTLERYAHPLVDMHAERVALDVAVKDFGIRTGNAKSRARMLSGGNQQKLALAKFLHPDPRVIVLDEPTRGVDVGAKRDIYFLIHRLAAEGRAVIVISSELIELIGLCHRVAVMRAGELVATLGMELLTEERLIAHATGTH from the coding sequence ATGAGCCTTGCCGTGCGCTTCGAGGGGATCGAAAAGCAGTTCGGGCCGGTGCGCGTGCTGCACGGCGTGAGCTTCGATCTGAAGCCGGGACGCATCCACGGCTTGCTTGGCGAAAACGGCGCGGGCAAGTCCACGCTCATGAAAATCCTCGCTGGCTACGAGCGCGCCAACGCAGGCGAGATGGTGATCGACGGAAGACGAGCCGACTTCAGAAGTTCGCGTGAAGCGGAACATGCCGGCATCGTGCTGATCCACCAGGAACTGAACCTCGCGGATCATCTCAGCATCACGCAGAACATGTTTCTCGGGCACGAGTTGCGGCGCGGCTTTTTTCTCGATGAACCGGCCATGCGCGATGCCGCCCGCGACGCGCTCACCGAAGTCGGCCTGCACAAGAACCCGGACACGCGCGTGCGCGACTTGATCGTCGCGGAAAAGCAGTTGGTCGAGATTGCCAAGGCGATGCTGCGCAATGCGCGCCTGCTCATCATGGACGAGCCCACCGCGACGCTCACGCCTTCGGAAACGCAGCGTCTTTTTGCGCTGATGGCACGGCTGAAGGAAGCGGGCGTGACCATCGTCTATATCTCGCACAAGCTCGACGAAGTGGAGCGCGTGACCGACGAAGTGATCGTCATGCGCGATGGCCGCTTCGTCGCGCGCTCGCCGACCGATGAAATCACGCGTCATCAGATGGCGAACCTGATGGTCGGCCGCGAAGTCTCTGACATGTTCCCGGACAAGCCGCCGCTCGCCGCCGATGCGCCCGTCGCCTTCAAGGTCGATCAAGCGTCGGTGCCGGGCTGGGCGGAAGGCGTGAGCTTCTCGGTGCGCGCGGGCGAAGTGTTCGGCTTCGCGGGTCTCGTCGGCGCGGGACGCACGGAACTCTTCGAAGCGCTCGTGGGTTTGCGGCCGCTGAGCGCGGGAACCATCGCGATTGAAAATGGCACCGTGAAGCTCAAAAGCCCGCGCGACGCCATGCGCCACGGCATCACTTACTTGAGCGAAGACCGCAAGGGACGCGGCCTGCATGTCGACATGGCGTTGAAAGACAATCTCACGATGATGACGCTGGAACGCTACGCGCATCCGCTCGTCGACATGCACGCGGAACGCGTGGCGCTCGATGTCGCCGTGAAGGACTTCGGCATACGCACGGGCAACGCGAAGAGCCGCGCGCGCATGCTCTCGGGCGGCAATCAGCAGAAGCTCGCGCTCGCCAAGTTCCTGCATCCCGATCCGCGCGTGATTGTGCTCGACGAGCCGACGCGCGGCGTCGATGTCGGCGCCAAACGCGACATCTATTTCCTGATCCATCGCCTGGCCGCCGAAGGCCGCGCGGTGATCGTGATCTCTTCCGAGCTGATCGAACTCATCGGGCTTTGTCATCGCGTCGCGGTGATGCGCGCGGGTGAGCTCGTCGCGACGCTCGGCATGGAACTCCTGACCGAAGAGAGGTTGATCGCGCATGCGACCGGCACACACTGA